One Candidatus Poribacteria bacterium DNA window includes the following coding sequences:
- a CDS encoding transposase, with product MAKFHRTKILKIDRQAIFSDIHATSASVWNECLSLMEFYQYQRGYPHAHNHFYFGKDCEGWMDKNLSKAQPLHSQSIQAIRKQYFKSWKSYSALKKSGGIAKPKPPNKRKNYMTTRWLKSAITFVVGSLFGKRVLLSMGSGRPKLEIQLPSNFNMSENEHIATIDLCYKHGQWELHFSYKYETEDTATGEGVIGVDIGEIHPMVSHDGKETHIYNGRYIRSLYRQRNKVLSEFSHAISRCKRHSKRWWKLTRRKWKRINKIDNQITDALHKHTTKFLKYCQLIGIGTIVLGNLTGIRDNIDYGKRANQRLHQWAFGKITSLLTYKAEVLGIKVVQIDEAYTSQTCPSCGNRKKPNNREYTCKCGFEYHRDGVGAINILRKYQGCLGDPVVAAMGSTRMAPPLGFRLEVPVALA from the coding sequence ATGGCAAAGTTCCACAGAACGAAGATTCTCAAAATAGATAGACAAGCTATATTTTCCGATATTCATGCTACATCAGCATCTGTATGGAATGAGTGTTTATCGCTCATGGAATTTTATCAGTATCAGCGTGGTTATCCACATGCTCACAATCACTTCTATTTCGGAAAAGACTGTGAGGGTTGGATGGATAAGAATTTGTCTAAGGCACAACCTCTGCATTCGCAAAGTATACAAGCCATCAGGAAGCAATACTTTAAGTCGTGGAAGTCTTATTCTGCCTTGAAAAAGAGTGGTGGTATTGCTAAGCCTAAACCTCCCAACAAACGCAAAAACTATATGACAACGCGTTGGCTGAAGTCTGCTATCACTTTTGTAGTGGGGAGTTTGTTTGGTAAGCGTGTATTGCTTTCTATGGGGAGTGGTAGACCCAAATTGGAAATACAACTGCCCTCTAACTTTAATATGTCTGAAAACGAACACATCGCAACTATTGATTTGTGCTATAAGCATGGTCAGTGGGAGTTGCATTTCTCGTATAAATATGAGACTGAAGATACTGCGACTGGTGAAGGCGTAATAGGTGTGGATATTGGCGAAATACATCCGATGGTGAGTCATGATGGTAAAGAAACACATATTTACAATGGTCGGTATATCCGTTCGCTATATCGCCAGAGAAATAAAGTGCTTTCTGAATTCAGTCATGCTATCAGCAGGTGTAAACGCCATTCTAAACGCTGGTGGAAACTCACACGTCGTAAATGGAAACGCATCAACAAGATTGACAACCAAATCACAGATGCTCTCCACAAACATACCACCAAGTTCCTGAAATATTGTCAGTTGATAGGCATTGGCACCATTGTTCTCGGCAACTTGACTGGTATCCGCGATAACATTGACTATGGCAAGCGTGCCAATCAGCGTCTACATCAATGGGCGTTTGGTAAGATTACGTCTTTGCTAACTTATAAAGCCGAGGTGTTAGGTATCAAGGTTGTTCAGATAGATGAGGCTTATACATCACAAACTTGTCCAAGTTGCGGCAATAGGAAGAAACCTAATAATCGTGAGTACACCTGTAAGTGCGGTTTTGAGTATCATCGCGATGGCGTAGGTGCGATTAATATTTTGAGAAAGTATCAAGGTTGTTTAGGCGACCCTGTAGTGGCGGCAATGGGTTCTACCCGGATGGCACCGCCCTTGGGCTTTCGCTTGGAAGTCCCTGTTGCTCTGGCTTAA